agaggaagaagaagaagaaatagtaaacagtttttgAAAACGTAAGTACTACTGACGTTGCTAGCAATGTTCTGTGATATGAATATCGCCTTAAAATAGGTAATAACGTCAAATAATAACAACGATTAGCTGAATTTTCTAGGAACCTTAaagaaaaacgtaacaaaacatatAAAGCAAAGGTGATAAGCATATTAGTATACAAAAATAATGAAGAGTACAAAAAGTACTTACGAAATGCAACTAGTCACTACGAATCGTTCGATCTGGTATAGTAACGGATCCTGTGGATCGTGTAGCGACTCGTAAAAGTAGAACGCCGGAGATGAGaacaatgaaactgtttttgtgtaCGGCGAGAAAATCGACCGTTGTCTTTGAGGCGCTTTTGCAGAGGTACGCGGTGGCAGATCGGCGTGTGTTCGCTTTTTGCGCTCGCAGGCAGCTATAAAAGCTCGGGGAGCTGGCTGGAACGTCACTCGCCGTAGCTCTCCGGGCAAAGGAAGCCGCTCTTGGTAAGATCCTCAGCACTGCAGCACGCCTTCATCCCTCTGCACCGACATTTCTGTGACgaaatgctatttctatgtttcagtaGATCCTCGCTTACCTACGTTTTCAATTATTGCTAGCCTATCTCGCCAAGTAAAACTGACTAATATAATGTATTATAGTATTATCAGAGTATTACGTCAGCGCTGTTAGTGTAACTGAATTAGCAAATATCGATATTGAAGATGTTGACGACTGTTCTCTGAGCGAAGGGAGCTGTAGACGTTCACAAGTAACTCATTTACGTAGCCTCTATaatgtttttatttcatataaCCATGCCGTACACGAGCATCTCTTGAATCAattcattttataaaaatagtTTTGGAGCAATTTATATCTTCTTTGAACTATCCGTTTGTCTGATTGAGGATATAAGTTTAAGACCTCAGTCGAAGCAACTTTAAAGTAGATAGTTCAAGAAGAATATGTGATATTTTATAAAATCGCTATGAACGTCAAATTATTTCCAGCATAACCAGTTCTTATATTAACGTACCGATAAAATATTTAACAACCTCTTAATTTTGCTCTTAGGATGACAATTGCTGTCTTTTGCTGTTTCCAGATTGCAGTTCACGCCGAAGCAAAATGGCCGCCAGGATAGTACTTCTTCTGGCCCTTGTCAGTAAGTACCTCTACGAgacgactgttttttttttttttcttttgaccaaTATAGTTTTCATCTCATTTGCTACTTCTGTTTCTAACAAACAAACACTTAATATTTGAAAAGAGTTATCATCATTCCGCTCTAAGCTATATAGTTACGAATTCCGATTGCTTTGCAGGTGTCGTCTTGTCTAGACCAGTGGACGATGTGGGAGCATTTGAGCCAACGGTAAGTAGTTTTCCAAAATTCTTCTGTTTGTCATAAGTGGGAAACGAATATGTACTTGTTTACGTCGAAAGCTTTCCCTGTGTACGCTGTGCAGAAGTGTCTGAGACGCAGCAATCCCACACCCCAATGTGTTCTGTGTAATTCTGTTCTAAGGTATGTTAAACTTCCTCAAGTTTCACTTGAAGTGTCAAACAGAATGTTTTGTAGCATTTGGTTGCAAATCATATAGGTTTTGAAACGACCagatgcttacaaaacactcgttcgacctagagtattgctcatcagtgtgggatctgtaccaggtcgggttgacagaggagatagagaagatccaaagaagagcggcgcgtttcgtcatagggttatttggtaagcgtgatagcgttacggagatgtttagcaaactcaagtggcacactcagcaagagaggcgctctgcatcgcggtgtagcttgctgtccaggtttcgagagggtgcgtttctggatgaggtatcgaatatattgcttccccctacttatacctcccgaggggatcacgaatgtgaaattagagagattcgagcgcgcactgaggctttccggcagtccgttcttcccgcgaaccatacgcgactggaacaggaaagggaggtaatgaagtggcacgtaaagtgccctccgccacacaccgttggacggcttgcggagtataaatgtagatgtagatgccgtaaTCTAATCTTAAATCATGAAAGAAGACATTCTACGACATCACATAACAATGACAGGGGCAATATTTTAGGTGGTGATAATATTAGAATCGTGACGTAGATGTTTACGGGGCTAGTTAAGCTTACGTTCAGAGCCATCTCAGGATTCAAACCGATAACAATACGAAACTGGTACTTGTGTACCTGATCTCTCCATAACCGAGATTTTAGAACAAGACACGCTATGCCTGTCTAAGAATATCCGAATCTCATGAAGAGAGCaaacaatcattttcaaaataaGGCATTCATTAATTAATCTTTAACCAAAGTGTTTAGTCAACAATCTTTCTCGAACTGGaaactgcttctacatctacaccatgcaagcaaccttgcaaaatgtgccacttttctgttccattcgtcaATGGTGTGCAGAAAGAACGACAGTTGGTAATCCACCGCATGGTCTCTAAGTTCCCAGATTTTCGCATCCTGATCACTTCGCGAGATGTGCCTCATTAGCACAGTGGACGAAAAATTCGTCCCCGTCAGGAGAAATGATGCTAATATCGTGCAACGCTACCTCTAACCTCGATAAGGGCAAcaattcggcgaggaagagaaCCCAAACATTTGTTCGCCTATGCCATTCTTTGATGATTTGATCCTTTAGAATTATCACTTTGTATATGGCTGCTATGTTTCACCCTCAGATCGAATTAGTCCCAGACATTTTCAGTGGGCTTAAGCTCGAGTGAGTTAGCGGGTCAGTCGAGGGGGCGATAGGCTACACGAATATTCGTCAAACCAGAGACATATGTGTGTGACCCTGTGAACAGAGGCGTGGTCTCGCAAGATAGGCGTCTTCACAGAATGCTCACCATGAGGGTGTAGAAGCAACACGACAGCGGTGGTGAGTAATGTGACCATATGGTTCTAGCTGTACACCATCTTctgcgctccaaagcgaccagtgctATCTTTTTAGATGAGAAATATTTGGTCCGGTGGCCTCATATTGTCTGGCGTCGGACTTCTTCACAACTACTTTTCCGCGTTTGTTCCACCTTAGATCATATGGTTACTCCCAGGCACTTCACTGTTGCTGCTGTTTTCAGTGATTTATCCCCAATAAagatccgtagctcgtggtcttgcggtagcgttctcgcttcccgcgcacggggtcctgtgttcggttcccggcggtgtcagggatttttcctgcctcgaggtgactgggtgttattgtgtcgttttcataatcatcatcattattcatacccatgacggtcggaggaaagcaatagcaaaccacctccactaggaccttgcctagtgatatcaggtgttccccagggaagcgtcctgggacctcagctgttcctgatctatatgaatgacctgggtgacaatctgagcagtcctcttaggttgttcgcagatgatgctgtaatttaccgtctagtaaggtcatccgaagaccagtatcagttgcaaaacgatttagaaaagattgctgtatggtgtggcaggtggcagttgaggctaaataacgaaaagtgtgaggtgatccacatgagttccaaaagaaatccgttggaattcgattactcgataaatagtacaattctcaaggctgtcaattcaactaagtacatgggtgtaaaaattacgaacaacttcagttggaaagaccacgtagataatattgtggggaaggcgaggcaaaggttgcgtttcattggcaggacacttagaagatgcaccatgtccactaaagagacagtttacactacactcgttcgtcctctgttagaatattgctgcgcggtgtgggatccttaccaggtgtgattgacggagggcatcgaaagggtgcaaaaaagggcagctcgttttgtattatctcgtaataggggagagagtgtggcagatatgatacgagagtgggatggaagtcattaaagcaaagacgtttttcgtcaccgcgagatctatttacgaaatttcagtcaccaactttctcttccgaatgcgaaaatattttgttgagcccaacctacataggtaggaatgatcatcaaaataaaagaagagaaatcagatctcgaacagaaaggtttaggtgttcgttcttcccgggcgctgttcgggagtggaatggtagagagatggtgtgattgtggttcgatgagccctctgccaagcacttaaatgtgaattgcagagtaatcatgtagatgtagatgtagatgtagtacagcgctgcgggtctcccacatcgtcccctacgctcctcggagtatggaacctcatcatcatctcatcagtgTAATCGAATAGTAATCGATCTTTCTGCCTATGAGCAGTACGTTCTCCTTACTTACATTGAGCTGCCAGTCCCTACACGAAGCGTCGATCCTGCAGAATCTCGCTGCATTTCGTTGCAGTTTTCTGGCGTTGCAGCTTCCCAATATACATGAGCATCATCCGCGAATGGCTTCAGGAAGTCTACGAAGTTATTCACCAGATCGTTTATATACTGTATTTCGTGAACAGTAATAGCGGTATAACACTGTCAAGAAATACTCTCGAAGTTGCTTTTACATATGACGATTTGGTTGCATTAAGAACGACATAGTGAGTTCTGTCTGCTAGAACACCTTAAATCTACTCAGAAAACTGGTTCTATATTCTGTAAATTCTAGTTTTGTTTACCAAATAATAACGTATAACTGCCACTGGCAGACTGGACATATTAGTCGGCGACAAACCTCCTCGCAGCCTACCTCCtaaattatttgcaggatgtattccaatctctatcttcctctacagtttttacccccacaGTTCCCTCTATTGCCATGGAAGTtatccctggtgtcttaacagatgtcgtagcatcctgtcccctcttcttgtcagtgtttttcatatattcctttcttcaccgattctgcagagaatctcctcatctgtaccttatcagtctacctaattttcaacatttatctatagcaccacgtctcaaatgcttcgattttcttctgctccggttttcccatagtcaatTCCCCAGTAATGTACCAAGCTGTGCTCCAGACACACTTTGTCAGAAAtgtcttccgcaaattaaggcctaagtttgatagtagtagacttctctcgggCAGGAATATATTACTGAACCATATCCGCTCTACGTTCACACCACGCAAACCACTGTCAAGTGCATGACAGACAGTTCTTAGCATGGTACCACACGAAGGGTTTCTTTTGATTCCAATCGCTTATGGAGGACGGAATAATGACTGTTTTAATGCCTATGCGCCTGTGGTTGCGATAATCAGTCTAATTCTGTCTACTTGGTCCATACACGAGCAATacaatggagggaggggggggggggggggaaggggccgaATATATCTTGATTTTCACTTAACATGGGTTCTTGAAATTTTATAAGTAGTCTTTCGGAAGATAACTGGAGTCTATCTTCAAACATCTGTCAATCTAGGTTTTTCGACATTTCCGTTGCGCTCTCCTCTGAATCAAACATACTTGTGAACATTCGTGCCACTTTTCTTCATATATGTTCAATATCCGCTATTAGTCTGGTTTCGTATGAgagccacacacttgagcagtatcatATGATGggatgcacaagtgatttgtaagcagttttCTTTGTACATTGACCGCATTTTCTCACTATCCTGCCTATAAACTTCAGTCTGAatctatgtgataattccatttcatatcccagcaaattgttacacctagatatttgtgTACGTCAACTGATTCTGTGACTTATCGATGTTATTGTTATATGATAAAACTTTTCTTGCTGTTTGACATTGTCAGATTGGAGATAAGCGATATGTGTTTATTGAAAGCTGTGGATTAAAAAGAATCTTCATTAGGCAAGAGCACAAGTGTGGAGGAGATAATTCAGATCGGGACACCTCATAAcatctgagctcagaatatgaaGAGATTATCATGGCAACTCATAATGTTCTTGCTTCTCAATGCTGTCTCAGTATATGGATAAGAGTGTATTTGTTGTCTATTTTTAAATCAAGAAGCGTATTTATGTAATCTAAAAGGAAGTAGGTGAGTTTTTGAAGCCAGGAGGTATGTCGCCAGGTGAGAAAGGACGACATGGACGCTGAGGGCGCAGAGTCCCGCAGCTATGGCAGCCACAGCTACGGGCACGGCTACGGATCTGGCCACGGGCACGGACACGGACACGGACACAGCGTGGGTGCAGGCCTGGTGAGCATCGCACAGGGTGCCGTGGATGCTGCGCACAGGGCAGTGGCCGGCCAGCACGTGGCGGGTGGACAGGCTGCCTTCCAGGCCAAGGAGAGCCTGGCTCAgaacgccgccgccgcagcagccacgGCGCAGGCTGCGCTCGCCGGAAAGCAGGTGGGTTGCTCTGGCAGCTGCAGGAGAAAAGCGTAGTGCCCAAAAGGAAAGTAAATGAGAACTAAGAACTAGCTGTAGGATATCACAGTGTGTACTGCTGTTAATATCTCACTCATTAATTGATAATTGTGAAATAAGCTAAGCATTGAAACTCTCATACAAGTCTGGTCATTCGTCACATCATGGTTATATGTATTTCGAGGTGAATGTGTATAGTGCAGGCACTTTAGGTGGCAGTGGatcacaaacataaataaacaagaaCTTAAGTCATCACTTGGAGAGGAAAGGTGTGGGGAAATGAGCCCCAACTCTGTCTCACATGGCTGGCAGCCTACATCTGTGATTATTGCTAACGCAAAAACAGGACTCATACAGGATAAAATCAGTCACCAGTCTGTTCTGTTGTCGTGAAAGTCAGTACCGAAGTCCATGAAGGACCGGGATTAGCCTGTTCACTCATTTTGAAATGAGAAAAGGGGACAACTCTAAGAAAAGCAAAGTACACAAAGCATTCAGTGATGACAGTCATTCAATTGCTTGTTGATTTAGGCAGTGTCATCAATGAGGTAGTATGAGTGTGACCTCTACTGGCACCTTACACAACAATATTTCAAGACACCATCTTCGAAAACCACCATGTTAAAATGTCTACACAATAcatgggtttatttatttatttcgaaataTTTTGTCAGTAGGAAACCATTAAGTATACATGACATATTTTATTTCTCAGTTTATGCTATGCGTATTTAAGAAAATTGGGATCATTGCATTTACTATCACCATACCATGCTCCGGTTATTGTCAGTAGTAAAATGTGCTCTCACTCAATGGCCGCTACTAGTTGTGATGAGTCCTGTACAGAACACCTAAAATTGTGGCACCTTTGGCGCTCTTCTAAGCTTGATACCCTAAGTTGCAGCTTGTGTTGCTTGGGGCTTCAGCAAGCACTGATGTGGGGAGGTTCGATATTTGGTCTGAGACATTGATGTATACTCTGCTGATCGAATACTTGTACATTACCACTTCTCCTCACCTGGTTTTTTGCACTCTAAGGATTTGAAAGAATTCCGTGTGTGTTGACAGCAACAAAACTCACAAACATTAATGACTTTGACTAGGAATGATGATGTTTAGAAACAGGAGAATCCAATAGTATTGTATTACAAAatgatgaacaaattttacagtCATTCATAATGAAGTGACACTAAATGAAATGAGCATATTAAATTAATACGATGGAAAACAAGTGGATTATTTAGATACATGGAGAGAATACCtgaaaaaaacagaaaatagatTTTCATGGAATTTCTTCAGTATCATCAGAAGGCAGTTGACCTTTCACAGAAAATGCCTGATACAGTTAGAGGACCGACGTTCGGTGTAGATTTCTTACCAGTTATACTGCCTGTGTTATATATCTTGAGTCGGAATCATGAGAAAAAACATAAGTGACAGATGTCAAGAGTCGTTCCTTCCTTGCAGCATATGCAAATGGATAAAACAGGAAGTAACTAATACCGGTACAAAATACATTCTGCTGTGCATTACATAGAGGTTTATGAAGTACATATGAAAACTTAGTCTACAGAGGCaggaaatctgcatctacatataaacTCTGTACACCACTGTGACGTGCATGTCTCAGAGTGCATCCTGTTGTACCACTCATTaaggcttcttcctgttccattcatgtataggATACATAAACAATGATTGCTTAAAAGTCTATGTATGCACCGCAATTAACCTAATCTCATGTTTGCGATCCCTACAGGAGTCGTATGCAAGGGGTTGTATATTTTTACATTCTACATTTAAGGGTGGATAATCTGTGTCTATCTTCAATCATGTAACACTTAAGGTTTCAAAGCATCTCTGTTAGGCTATTCAGTGGGCCAGACCGACCTGTGAGCATTCGTATTGACCTTAACTGTacttacctgttgttgttgtggtcttcagtcctgagactggtgtgatgcagctctccatgctactctatcctgtgcgaggttCTTCATGTCCTcatacctacagcaacctacatccttctgaatctgcttattgtattaatctcttggtcttcctccacgatttttaccctccacactgccctccaatactaaattggtgatcccttgatgcctctgaacatgtcctaccaaccgatcccttctactagtcaagttgtgccacaaactcctcttcttgacaattctattcaatacctcatcaatagttatgtgatctacccatctaatcttctgcattcgtctgtagcaccacatttcgaaagcttctattctcttcttgtccaaactatttattgtccatgtttcacttccatacacggctacactccatacaaacactttcagaaacaacttcctgacactaaatctatactcgatgttaacaaatttctcttcttcagaaacgttttccttgccattgtcagtctacattttatatcctctctacttcgaccatcatcagttattttgctccccaaatagcaaaactcctttactactttaagtgtctcatttcctaatctaattccctcagcatcacccgacttaattcgactacattccattatcctcgttttgcttttgttgatgttcatcttatatcctcctttcaagacactgtccattccattcaactgctcttccaagccctttgctaagtttttatttcttctccatggattttaatacctactctgagctttccttttgtttcctttgctgcttgctcaatatacagattgaataacataggggagaggctacaaccctgtctcactcccttcccaaccactgcttccctttgatgtccctcgactcttataactgccatctggtttctgtataaattgtaaatatcatttcgcttcctgtattttacccctgccacctgtattCTAGGAAAATCAGGCTGGCCTTTAGATATTTTTTCACACAGAAAATGATCCTGTGGAATATTTTTAGGGGATATATTTTGCACAGTTGTAATTATTCACCGTGTACGAAATTTGAAATGCATATCTTCTGGCAGGCAATCGTCTCGAACCTGGAGCGCGCAGCACGGGATGCGCACGCGCAGCTGGAGTCTGAGCTGCAGCAGCTGGC
This portion of the Schistocerca serialis cubense isolate TAMUIC-IGC-003099 chromosome 3, iqSchSeri2.2, whole genome shotgun sequence genome encodes:
- the LOC126469612 gene encoding tol-Pal system protein TolA-like — translated: MAARIVLLLALVSVVLSRPVDDVGAFEPTVRKDDMDAEGAESRSYGSHSYGHGYGSGHGHGHGHGHSVGAGLVSIAQGAVDAAHRAVAGQHVAGGQAAFQAKESLAQNAAAAAATAQAALAGKQAIVSNLERAARDAHAQLESELQQLAQAQRAATTAQQASAQAQQEVRAATAAVNAAQLSADQAARAAQEAQAELASQSGMVAAARTRLSQAQAQLDDARADLAATQRAAVRAAAAAQTAQSNAHRHGYHGYGHGGGHAAHDSGHGAGFGFDEGFKSGFHY